In the Drosophila takahashii strain IR98-3 E-12201 chromosome 3R, DtakHiC1v2, whole genome shotgun sequence genome, one interval contains:
- the Ppn gene encoding papilin isoform X4 → MDLSRRLCSTALVAFIVLAGIHDSQSRFPGLRQKRQYGANMYLPESSVTPGGEGEDPDEWTPWSSPSDCSRTCGGGVSYQTRECLRRDDRGEAVCSGGSRRYFSCNTQDCPEDEPDFRAQQCSRFDRQNFDGVFHEWVPYVKAPNPCELNCMPKGERFYYRQRETVIDGTRCNDQGLDVCVNGQCMPVGCDMMLGSDAKEDKCRKCGGDGSTCKTIRNTISTKDLAAGYNDLLLLPEGATNIRIEETQPSSNYLACRNHSGHYYLNGDWRIDFPRPMFFANSWWNYQRKPMGFAAPDQLTCSGPISESLFIVMLVQEKNISLDYEYSIPESLSHAQQDTHTWTHHQFSACSASCGGGTQSRVVTCNNRITLAEVNPSLCDEKTKPVEEQACGTEPCAPHWVEGEWSKCSKGCGSDGFQNRSITCERISSSGEHTVEEDAVCLKEVGNKPATQQECNRDVKNCPKYHLGPWTPCDKLCGEGKQTRKVTCYIKENGRKRVLPEEDCVEEKPEAEKSCLLTPCEGVDWIISQWSGCNACGQNTETRTAICGNKEGKVYPEEFCEPEVPTLSRPCKSPKCEAQWFSSEWSKCSAPCGKGVKSRIVICGEFDGKTVSPASDDSKCNKDAKPESEQECEGEEKECPGEWFTGPWGQCSKPCGGGERVREVLCLSNGTKSVNCDESKVEPLSEKCNPEACTEDEILPLTSTDKPIEDDEEDCDEDGIELVDDTLPQVEKSAAVIDLEGKPSTETTPEAEELMQSDSPTAFDESDSTGTTVEGSGDESDSTTDSGISTEGSGDDEDTSEASTDLSSSTDSSSSDSSSSDSSDSSSSDSSDATTEASSSSVSDSSDSTDQSTDSTGVSGDSTDVSSSTEASASESTDVSGSSDASDSTVTADSTSEGSTEASASTDDSTDSSDKSSDVSESSTDASSSFVSDSSDTTTDGVSSSTESTSDSTSDATSDSTVSSDSTDSTSDETTETTSESSTDSTESSTLDVSSTTDASSSSDASSTESSTDGSSSTSNSDSTDSSTDATTDGTTDVSTDGSTDGSTDSSTDKSSDGSTDSSTDDSTDASTDGSTDVSGSTESTETSASEASTTEGSTVEDESSTSSASDSTATDSSSSTDVSGSTEPTESSASTDGSSTDVSSTDASSTDSTDSTESTASGGTSDTTESGPTEESTTEGSTESTSEGSTDSTESTDIDSTTSDIWSSSDTTDDSETSTPYSFESEVGKGKPRKCKPKKSTCAKSEYGCCPDGKSTPKGPFDEGCPTPKTCADTKFGCCLDGVSPAKGKNHKGCPKSQCAETLFGCCPDKFTAAEGEDDEGCPATTTVPPTTTTEESQPESTTEIEIEGSGEEDSTTSEPAAGQPEAPKGCRESENGCCPDGQTAASGPNGEGCSGCTRERYGCCPDSQTPAHGPNREGCCLDSEFGCCPDNILAARGPNNEGCECHYTPYGCCPDQKSAATGYNQEGCACETTQHGCCPDKITAAKGPKFEGCPCETTQFGCCPDGLTFAKGPHHHGCHCTQTEFKCCDDEKTAAKGPNGEGCTCVESKFGCCPDGVTKATDEKFGGCENVQQPPQKACSLPKETGNCTNFSVKYFFDVSYGGCARFWYGGCEGNDNRFDSESECKDTCQDYSGKHVCLLPKTAGPCGGAEKKWYFDADRNRCEEFQYGGCYGTNNRFDSLEQCQGTCAASENLPTCEQPVESGPCAGNFERWYYDNQTDICRPFTYGGCKGNRNNYPTEHACNYNCRQPGVLKDQCALPKQTGDCSEKLAKWHFSESEKRCVPFYYTGCGGNKNNFPTLESCGDHCPRQVAKDICEIPAEVGECANYVSSWYWDTKDLSCRQFYYGGCGGNENRFTTEESCLARCDRKPEPTTTTRRPAPRPAPSTQDVCDEEQAPGDCDQWVLKWHFDRKTGGCHQFYYGGCGGNGNRFETESDCQRRCSSPAPTPPTTPAPPRQPAPPAVAQCSQPADPGQCGEWVLNWNYNETKGACQSFYYGGCGGNDNRFATEEECSATCSPSIDTRFGEPEPEPEEPVDDTAKCFLAPAPGNCLENATRWFYNSQEGLCDEFAYTGCGGNANNYATEEECQSECNDAQTTCALPPVRGRCNELSRRWFFDERTGGCHEFEFSGCRGNRNNFVSESACLSFCRGQGPVEPEPQPPAPTYSVCTLPAEAGECDERTTAWFYDNDNMACTAFTYTGCGGNGNRFETRDQCERQCGEFKGVDVCHEQVTSGPCSDWQTKYFFNTESQACEPFTYGGCDGTGNRFNDLYECQTVCIAGREPAVGSAKEICLLPLATGRCNGRANQERRWYYDDSVGNCVSFIYQGCAGNQNNFRSFEACMNQCRPESNDADNAIGQNPCDTFDSECRELRCPYGVRREAAQSQPECTQCVCENPCEGYSCPEGQQCAIDVSSSDDRQFAPVCRLINKPGECPALSANASGCARECYSDADCLGENKCCNDGCGHLCVHPARPTQPPRTQAPVVSYPGDVTAALEPKEPHELDVQTSIGGIAVLRCFATGNPAPNITWSLKNLVINTNKGRYVLTSNGDLTIVQVRQTDDGTYVCVASNGLGEPVRREVALQVTVNVNAVLALDPKNSYAPGSNVLMSCSVQGYPEPNVTWTKDDSPLYNNGRVTIRSQPHSLVLSDVTPEDSGRYTCRASNAYTYATGEANVSIQSVVPVSPECVDNPYFANCKLIVKGKYCANPYYTKFCCRSCTLAGQVHPNAV, encoded by the exons GACACCCTGGAGCTCGCCCTCCGACTGTTCGAGAACCTGCGGCGGTGGAGTGTCCTACCAGACGAGAGAGTGTCTGCGCAGAGA TGACCGTGGCGAAGCAGTCTGCAGTGGAGGCAGTCGTCGCTACTTCTCCTGCAACACACAAGACTGTCCGGAGGATGAGCCCGATTTCCGGGCGCAGCAGTGCTCCCGCTTCGACAGGCAGAACTTCGATGGCGTCTTCCACGAGTGGGTGCCGTACGTGAAGGCGCCCAATCCCTGCGAGCTGAACTGCATGCCCAAGGGCGAGCGCTTCTACTATCGCCAGCGGGAGACGGTGATCGACGGAACGCGGTGCAATGACCAGGGTCTCGACGTCTGCGTCAATGGGCAGTGCATGCCCGTGGGCTGTGACATGATGCTGGGCAGCGATGCCAAGGAGGACAAGTGCCGCAAGTGCGGCGGCGATGGCAGCACCTGCAAGACGATTCGCAACACCATCTCGACCAAGGACCTGGCCGCGGGCTACAATgacctgctgctcctgcccgAGGGTGCCACCAACATTCGCATCGAGGAGACCCAGCCATCCAGCAATTATCTGGCCTGCCGGAACCACAGTGGACACTACTATCTGAACGGCGACTGGCGCATCGATTTCCCGCGGCCCATGTTCTTCGCCAACTCGTGGTGGAACTACCAGCGCAAACCCATGGGCTTTGCGGCCCCCGATCAGCTGACCTGCAGCGGCCCCATTTCCGAGAGCCTCTTCATTGTGATGCTGGTGCAGGAGAAGAACATCAGCCTGGACTACGAGTACAGCATCCCCGAGTCCCTGAGTCACGCGCAACAGGATACGCACACGTGGACGCACCACCAGTTCAGTGCCTGCAGTGCCTCCTGCGGCGGTGGAACTCAGAGTCGAGTGGTTACGTGCAACAACCGCATCACCTTGGCGGAGGTCAATCCCTCGCTCTGCGATGAGAAAACCAAGCCGGTGGAGGAACAGGCCTGCGGCACGGAACCATGTGCCCCCCACTGGGTGGAGGGTGAGTGGTCCAAGTGCTCCAAGGGCTGCGGATCGGATGGCTTCCAGAACAGGAGCATTACCTGCGAGAGGATCTCCTCCTCGGG TGAGCACACGGTCGAAGAAGATGCCGTTTGCCTCAAGGAGGTGGGCAACAAGCCGGCGACCCAACAGGAGTGCAATCGCGATGTCAAGAACTGCCCCAAGTATCATCTGGGACCCTGGACGCCGTGTGATAAGCTCTGCGGTGAGGGAAAGCAGACGCGCAAGGTGACCTGCTACATCAAGGAGAACGGACGTAAGCGAGTCCTGCCGGAGGAGGATTGCGTGGAGGAGAAGCCGGAGGCGGAAAAGTCCTGCCTACTGACGCCTTGTGAGGGCGTTGATTGGATTATCTCTCAGTGGAGCGGC TGCAATGCGTGTGGTCAGAACACCGAGACCCGTACGGCCATCTGTGGCAACAAGGAGGGTAAGGTCTATCCGGAGGAGTTCTGCGAACCGGAGGTGCCCACTCTATCTCGACCATGCAAGTCGCCCAAGTGCGAGGCCCAGTGGTTCTCCTCGGAGTGGAGCAAGTGTTCAGCTCCCTGTGGAAAGGGTGTCAAGTCTCGCATTGTCATCTGCGGCGAGTTTGATGGCAAGACAGTGAGTCCAGCTAGTGATGACTCCAAGTGCAACAAGGATGCGAAACCGGAATCGGAACAGGAGTGCGAGGGTGAGGAGAAGGAGTGTCCTGGTGAATGGTTCACTGGTCCTTGGGGACAGTGTAGCAAACCATGTGGAGGTGGCGAGCGAGTTCGTGAAGTCCTCTGCCTGTCCAATGGAACCAAGTCCGTAAACTGCGATGAATCGAAGGTCGAACCCCTGTCCGAGAAGTGTAATCCTGAAGCCTGCACCGAGGATGAGATACTGCCCTTAACCAGCACCGACAAACCCATCGAGGATGACGAGGAGGATTGTGATGAAGACGGCATTGAGTTGGTCGACGACACCTTGCCGCAAGTTGAAAAGAGCGCCGCTGTTATCGATTTGGAGGGTAAACCAAGCACGGAAACTACACCTGAAGCCGAAGAACTTATGCAAAGTGACAGTCCGACGGCCTTCGATGAGTCCGACTCGACTGGAACCACTGTTGAGGGATCGGGAGATGAGTCGGACTCAACTACCGACAGCGGAATCTCCACGGAGGGAAGTGGTGATGACGAAGACACTTCTGAGGCTTCCACTGATTTGTCCAGCTCAACCGATTCTAGCTCTAGTGACTCCAGTTCCAGCGATTCGAGCGATTCCAGCTCCAGTGACTCTAGCGATGCCACTACCGAAGCCTCATCATCTTCGGTCTCTGATTCCAGCGATTCCACAGACCAATCTACAGATTCTACAGGTGTCTCTGGTGATTCTACCGATGTATCAAGCTCAACGGAAGCATCCGCCTCGGAATCAACCGATGTTTCGGGCTCTTCAGATGCTTCTGACTCTACTGTTACCGCTGACTCGACATCCGAAGGTTCTACGGAAGCTTCGGCATCTACCGATGATTCTACCGACTCTTCTGACAAATCATCAGACGTTAGTGAATCTTCCACAGATGCTTCGTCATCGTTCGTATCGGACTCTAGTGATACCACAACTGATGGAGTATCCAGCTCAACGGAAAGTACCTCGGACAGTACTTCTGATGCCACGTCCGACTCCACAGTCTCTTCAGACTCTACAGACTCCACTTCGGATGAAACAACGGAAACCACCTCTGAATCATCGACAGATTCCACAGAGTCTTCTACCTTGGACGTTTCGTCAACCACTGACGCTTCCTCGAGCTCTGACGCTTCATCCACCGAAAGCTCAACCGATGGTTCCTCTTCCACTTCCAATTCGGACTCCACTGATTCTTCCACCGATGCAACCACTGATGGTACAACTGATGTATCTACTGATGGATCTACTGATGGATCTACTGATAGCTCCACTGATAAATCTAGTGATGGATCTACGGATAGCTCTACTGATGACTCGACTGATGCCTCTACTGATGGATCTACGGATGTCTCTGGATCAACCGAAAGCACTGAGACTAGCGCCAGCGAGGCATCGACCACTGAAGGAAGTACCGTCGAAGACGAAAGCTCCACAAGCTCGGCATCGGACTCCACTGCCACAGACTCCTCCTCTTCCACCGACGTTTCTGGATCCACGGAACCAACTGAAAGCTCTGCCTCTACGGATGGTTCTTCAACAGACGTTTCTTCCACCGACGCATCGTCTACGGACTCCACTGACTCTACCGAAAGCACTGCAAGTGGAGGAACCAGTGATACCACAGAAAGCGGACCAACTGAGGAGAGTACAACCGAAGGATCTACCGAAAGCACCTCTGAGGGATCCACAGACAGCACCGAGTCTACAGATATTGACAGCACCACCAGCGATATCTGGAGCTCCAGTGACACGACTGACGATTCCGAGACCAGTACTCCCTACTCCTTTGAGTCCGAGGTTGGCAAGGGCAAGCCACGCAAGTGTAAGCCCAAGAAGAGTACCTGCGCTAAGTCCGAGTACGGTTGCTGTCCGGATGGCAAGTCCACTCCCAAGGGACCATTCGATGAGGGCTGTCCCACCCCCAAGACCTGTGCCGATACCAAGTTCGGTTGTTGCCTGGATGGAGTGTCTCCGGCGAAGGGCAAGAACCACAAGGGTTGTCCCAAGTCCCAGTGTGCAGAGACCCTGTTTGGCTGCTGTCCCGATAAATTCACCGCTGCCGAGGGAGAAGACGATGAGGGATGTCCGGCGACAACCACTGTGCCGCCCACAACCACCACAGAAGAGTCGCAGCCGGAGTCAACCACTGAGATTGAGATCGAGGGTTCGGGCGAAGAAGACTCGACGACATCTGAGCCAGCGGCTGGTCAACCGGAGGCACCCAAGGGCTGCAGGGAGTCGGAGAATGGTTGCTGTCCCGATGGTCAGACCGCTGCCAGTGGTCCGAATGGCGAGGGTTGCTCTGGTTGCACTCGCGAACGCTACGGATGTTGTCCCGACTCCCAGACCCCGGCTCATGGTCCCAACAGGGAGGGTTGCTGCCTGGACAGTGAGTTTGGCTGCTGTCCCGACAACATCCTGGCCGCCCGTGGACCCAACAACGAGGGCTGCGAATGCCACTACACGCCGTACGGTTGCTGTCCGGACCAGAAGTCGGCGGCAACGGGCTACAACCAGGAGGGATGCGCCTGCGAGACGACGCAGCATGGCTGCTGTCCCGATAAGATCACCGCTGCCAAGGGACCCAAGTTCGAGGGCTGCCCGTGCGAGACCACCCAGTTCGGCTGCTGTCCCGACGGACTCACCTTCGCCAAGGGACCCCATCACCACGGATGCCACTGCACCCAGACGGAGTTCAAGTGCTGCGACGACGAGAAGACCGCCGCCAAGGGTCCCAACGGCGAGGGATGCACCTGTGTGGAGAGCAAGTTCGGCTGCTGTCCCGATGGAGTCACCAAGGCGACGGACGAGAAGTTCGGCGGATGCGAGAATGTCCAGCAGCCGCCGCAGAAGGCCTGCAGTTTGCCCAAGGAGACGGGCAACTGCACCAACTTCAGTGTCAAGTACTTCTTCGATGTCTCGTACGGCGGATGTGCGCGATTCTGGTACGGTGGCTGCGAGGGCAACGACAATCGCTTCGACAGCGAGTCCGAGTGCAAGGACACGTGCCAGGACTACAGCGGCAAGCATGTCTGCCTGCTGCCCAAGACCGCCGGACCCTGTGGGGGCGCCGAAAAGAAGTGGTACTTCGATGCGGACCGCAATCGATGCGAGGAGTTCCAGTACGGCGGTTGCTACGGCACCAATAACCGATTCGATAGCCTGGAACAGTGCCAGGGAACTTGCGCTGCCAGCGAAAATCTTC CTACCTGCGAACAGCCCGTGGAGAGTGGTCCATGTGCCGGAAACTTTGAGCGTTGGTACTACGACAACCAGACCGACATCTGCCGACCCTTCACCTATGGAGGATGCAAGGGCAACAGGAACAACTATCCGACGGAACATGCCTGCAACTACAACTGCCGCCAGCCTGGCGTGCTTAAAG ACCAATGTGCGCTTCCTAAGCAAACCGGTGATTGCAGTGAAAAGCTGGCCAAGTGGCACTTCTCCGAGAGCGAGAAGCGCTGCGTGCCCTTCTACTACACGGGTTGTGGTGGCAACAAGAACAACTTCCCCACCCTGGAGTCCTGCGGGGACCACTGCCCCCGTCAAGTTG CCAAGGACATCTGTGAGATTCCTGCGGAGGTGGGCGAGTGTGCCAACTATGTTAGCAGCTGGTACTGGGACACCAAGGATCTCTCCTGTCGCCAGTTCTACTACGGCGGCTGTGGAGGCAATGAGAACCGCTTCACCACCGAGGAGTCCTGTTTGGCACGTTGCGATCGCAAGCCGGAACCGACCACTACCACCCGTAGACCAGCTCCTAGACCAGCTCCCAGCACCCAGGACGTTTGCGATGAGGAGCAAGCTCCTGGAGATTGCGACCAATGGGTACTCAAGTGGCACTTCGATCGGAAGACTGGTGGATGCCATCAATTCTACTATGGCGGTTGTGGCGGCAATGGCAACCGCTTCGAAACGGAGTCCGATTGTCAGCGGCGTTGCAGCAGTCCTGCTCCTACTCCACCAACAACTCCAGCTCCTCCCAGGCAGCCAGCACCACCAGCTGTGGCCCAGTGTAGTCAGCCAGCTGATCCAGGTCAGTGCGGCGAGTGGGTGCTCAATTGGAACTACAACGAGACCAAGGGTGCCTGTCAGTCCTTCTACTACGGCGGCTGTGGTGGCAATGATAACCGCTTTGCCACCGAGGAGGAGTGCTCTGCTACCTGCTCTCCCAGCATAGACACACGCTTTGGCGAACCGGAACCGGAACCCGAGGAGCCTGTGGATGACACCGCCAAGTGCTTCCTGGCACCCGCGCCGGGTAATTGCTTAGAGAACGCTACCCGCTGGTTCTACAACAGCCAGGAGGGTCTGTGCGACGAATTCGCCTACACGGGCTGCGGCGGTAATGCCAACAACTATGCCACCGAGGAGGAGTGCCAGAGCGAGTGCAATGACGCCCAGACCACCTGTGCCCTGCCACCGGTCCGAGGACGGTGCAACGAGCTCTCGCGGCGCTGGTTCTTCGATGAGCGCACCGGCGGATGTCACGAGTTCGAGTTCAGCGGCTGCCGTGGTAATCGCAACAACTTTGTGTCGGAGAGTGCCTGCCTGAGCTTCTGCCGCGGCCAGGGTCCAGTGGAGCCCGAGCCACAACCTCCAGCACCG acctaTTCCGTTTGCACCCTACCCGCCGAGGCTGGCGAATGCGACGAGCGCACCACCGCCTGGTTCtacgacaacgacaacatgGCCTGCACAGCCTTCACCTACACAGGATGCGGAGGCAATGGAAACCGCTTCGAAACGCGCGACCAATGCGAACGGCAGTGCGGCGAGTTCAAGGGAGTGG ACGTTTGCCATGAGCAAGTGACGTCGGGTCCCTGCAGCGATTGGCAGACCAAGTACTTCTTCAACACGGAGAGTCAGGCCTGCGAGCCCTTCACCTACGGCGGTTGCGATGGCACCGGCAACCGATTCAACGATCTGTACGAGTGTCAGACAGTTTGCATAGCCGGTCGCGAACCGGCAGTAGGTTCGGCCAAAG AAATCTGCCTGCTGCCTCTGGCGACGGGCCGTTGCAATGGGCGTGCGAATCAAGAGCGTCGTTGGTACTACGATGATTCGGTAGGAAACTGCGTGTCCTTCATTTACCAGGGTTGTGCCGGCAACCAGAACAACTTCCGATCCTTCGAGGCATGCATGAACCAATGCCGAC CGGAATCGAACGATGCAGACAACGCTATTGGACAGAACCCGTGTGATACCTTCGACTCCGAGTGCCGGGAACTCCGCTGCCCATATGGCGTACGTCGTGAGGCTGCCCAATCCCAGCCAGAGTGCACGCAGTGCGTCTGCGAGAATCCTTGTGAGGGTTACAGCTGCCCCGAGGGCCAACAGTGCGCCATCGATGTGTCCAGCTCCGATGATCGCCAGTTTGCACCGGTCTGCCGCTTGATCAACAAACCAGGCGAGTGCCCAGCTCTGTCGGCCAATGCCAGTGGCTGTGCCCGGGAATGCTACTCCGATGCCGACTGTCTGGGCGAGAACAAGTGCTGCAACGATGGCTGCGGTCACCTTTGCGTCCATCCCGCTCGTCCCACTCAGCCACCGCGTACTCAGGCCCCAGTGGTCTCGTATCCCGGCGATGTCACCGCTGCCCTGGAACCCAAGGAACCTCATGAGCTGGATGTCCAGACTTCCATCGGTGGTATTGCCGTGTTGCGTTGCTTCGCCACCGGCAATCCAGCTCCGAATATCACCTGGTCGCTCAAGAACTTGGTG ATCAACACGAACAAGGGTCGCTATGTCCTGACCTCCAACGGTGATCTGACCATCGTCCAGGTGCGTCAAACCGACGATGGCACATACGTCTGTGTGGCCAGCAATGGCCTTGGTGAACCCGTGCGACGAGAGGTAGCCCTCCAGGTTACAG TTAATGTCAATGCCGTGCTGGCTCTGGACCCTAAGAACAGCTACGCACCGGGATCCAATGTTCTCATGAGCTGCTCTGTACAGGGCTATCCAGAACCCAATGTCACCTGGACCAAGGACGATAGCCCTCTCTACAACAATGGACGGGTTACAATTAGAT CCCAGCCACATAGTCTGGTACTGAGTGATGTGACACCCGAGGATTCGGGCAGGTATACCTGCAGGGCCAGCAATGCGTACACCTACGCCACTGGAGAGGCCAATGTGTCTATACAAT CTGTTGTACCTGTGTCGCCCGAGTGCGTCGACAATCCGTACTTTGCCAACTGCAAACTGATCGTCAAGGGCAAATACTGCGCCAATCCGTACTACACCAAGTTCTGCTGCCGATCCTGCACATTGGCGGGCCAAGTTCATCCCAATGCGGTGTAA